A region of the Aquila chrysaetos chrysaetos chromosome 15, bAquChr1.4, whole genome shotgun sequence genome:
TGCCGGAGCCGGGACAAACTCAGGTCCCTCTGCGGTGGCCTCAGGCCGTCTGGTCAGTGCCATGGAGCCGGGCAGCAGGCGGCTGGCCGGACACCGGCTCCTCCACGAAGCCGCTGCTGTCGGACTGCCCGCTGCTGGTGTGCAGCATGAAGCCTggagcagggggacaggggggacacggtgggggacacacacactGGCACCGGGCACCCGCTGGGCTGGCAGCACTACTGCCCTTGGTGCCCCCCAAGAGGGTGGGAAACCCCCACAACTTACTTCTTCGGATCCcgatggagggatggagggaccGGACGGCTTCCTCGCGGGCATCGCCGTCAtcatcatcctcctcctcactgGCGCTCAGCACCTGCAAGGCAGGACACGGCGGGGCTGGGTGAGGAGCTGCACCGGGTGAGCATGTCAGTGCACAAGTATGCACGTGCAAAAGTGCATCAGCACGCGTGTGTACACCCATGCATCcctctgtgtgcgtgtgtgtgcgtgcaagGATGCTTGTGCATGTGTGCGAGgatgcttgtgtgtgtgtgcgagCCCACGCAGgcgtgtgtgcgtgcgtgcgtgcacAAGAGCCGGCCATTGCGCCCGTGACCCCAGCTCCCCCCTGCAAGAGGCTCCATTTGAAGCTCTAAATCATTCAAACCTTAAAAGCCTGAGAACACTCCGGGGACATTTCCCgctccagctccttcccacCGCACGCTGGCTCAGCCAGCGTCACCTGCCAGCCGAAGGgaccccctgtgctgctgcccccctctcccagccccctcctgccccccacccctctgCGCCCATCACCTGGGCATCGCACCCTCACCTCCTCCATCTCGAAGGAGTCCACAGGTTCCTGCCGGCTGGGACGGTGGGGCGAGGGGCCCTTCCCAAGGGTCTGCAGCCCCGATGCGTCGCCTTGTTGCCACCCGGCGTCCCTCAGGGGTCCCCCCCGGCGccagcccctgctccgccgAGCCCGGTGACCTCCAGCTCTTGGTGTTTCTGAGCCGGGGGAACGTGCCCCAGCGGGGTCCAGGGGGTCATCCGGATGGCACCCACGGtaccctgccttcctcctgggAGAGGTCCCCCAGGAGCCGGAGCCGAAGCCGGAGTCCCCCTCGGATCCCAGCCCCTCTGGGTGCTCAGGGGTGACCCACATCTGGCCGGAGTGGGGGGCCACGGGAGCCGGCGTTGCGGACGAGGTGACATTCGCAGCGGCGTCTGGCTGGTTCTCCTCCGTGCTGATCCGTCCTGCTCCCACGGGGCACGGAGCATCCCCGGCCCCCTGAGCCAGCCCCGCAGGGCTGTCACCGCTCCCCCCGCCATGGGGACAGGACCGCTCCAGGTGTCCCCGTGCAGCACCCACCGGTGTCCCCGCTGGGGCTGGCCTCGGGGATggctcccgctcccctccgcaGCACGCCAGGGCATCCACACCACCGTGACGGGGACACGCAGGGACGCCCTGCACCGGCCGCAGTGACGGTGGCACCGGGGGGGTCCCCTCTGCTCCCCGCTGGTGCTGCGCCATCCCGGCacccccatcccttccccagccctcgAGGACATCGGCCGGATCGAACCGAAACCTCTCCTCCCTCGCCcgctccagcacctcctgcaCCACCTTCCCCATGGcactgggctggctggtgggcACGGTGGGCAGCCGGCTGGTCCCCCGTGGGCTGTCCTCGTCCCGCGGGGACGTGTAGAGG
Encoded here:
- the TESPA1 gene encoding protein TESPA1; translation: MEGSSVLSPSSWEKRRAWARQSRCWRTTVVEEEAAAAMQDVPELQPPHLDDVFLEGSPSSKIETWLQECGSSVEVPPEELGLPGPYVCGSNGTSFEDDLTLGAEALLLPGSDKATGRALRDKHLNLGHSMASSALSSLTTKTSSSISEVLDWWQADAEEILYNLGFVQSEPEAVARIPARFFSAPSRAKGIDFQLFLKAQVRRMEMEDPCLMLASRFQQVQALAATADAFFCLYSYVSRTPVQRISPSRLAWACTDVPAIRVAPTQPSTLSPVERLKKAVSTMCLYTSPRDEDSPRGTSRLPTVPTSQPSAMGKVVQEVLERAREERFRFDPADVLEGWGRDGGAGMAQHQRGAEGTPPVPPSLRPVQGVPACPRHGGVDALACCGGEREPSPRPAPAGTPVGAARGHLERSCPHGGGSGDSPAGLAQGAGDAPCPVGAGRISTEENQPDAAANVTSSATPAPVAPHSGQMWVTPEHPEGLGSEGDSGFGSGSWGTSPRRKAGYRGCHPDDPLDPAGARSPGSETPRAGGHRARRSRGWRRGGPLRDAGWQQGDASGLQTLGKGPSPHRPSRQEPVDSFEMEEVLSASEEEDDDDGDAREEAVRSLHPSIGIRRSFMLHTSSGQSDSSGFVEEPVSGQPPAARLHGTDQTA